A region from the Fusarium graminearum PH-1 chromosome 4, whole genome shotgun sequence genome encodes:
- a CDS encoding lactoylglutathione lyase: MSFARAVQRIKSIQNFLTRPTVPHISAAAAGQSRLINMASTTETNNYKFNHSMIRVKDPKASTKFYEFLGMSLVKKLEFPDNKFDLYFFGYDSPNALSHNKSTFDRQGLIELTHNYGTENDPEYKVNNGNQDPHRGFGHTCIAVDNIQAACQRIEDAGYKFQKKLTDGRMRNIAFVLDPDGYWVEVVARNDYKETENVKETDVSTYTMNHTMLRVKDAEKSLKYYQEVLGMSRLRTLENPEAGFNLYFLGYPGDQPFPEGQDDKAITHREGLLELTWNYGTEKEENFKYHDGNSEPQGFGHICVSVDNLEAACKRFEDMDVSWKKRLTDGRMKNVAFLLDPDGYWIEIVQNEKFSGKENF, translated from the exons ATGAGCTTCGCAAGAGCAGTGCAACGCATTAAGTCCATTCAAAACTTCCTCACCCGACCAACTGTTCCACATatctctgctgctgctgctggacAATCCAGATTAATCAACATGGCTTCAACTACAGAGACAAACAACTATAAGTTCAATCATTCTAT GATTCGAGTCAAGGACCCCAAGGCCTCCA CTAAATTCTATGAGTTCCTGGGAATGagccttgtcaagaagctcgaatTCCCTGATAACAAGTTTGATCTCTACTTCTTTGGCTACGACTCGCCCAATGCCCTGTCTCACAATAAGAGCACTTTTGACAGACAAGGTCTCATCGAGTTGACTCACAACTACGGCACTGAGAATGACCCTGAATACAAGGTGAACAATGGTAACCAGGATCCTCATCGTGGCTTTGGCCACACCTGTATCGCGGTCGACAACATCCAGGCCGCCTGCCAGCGAATTGAAGATGCTGGTTACAAGTTCCAAAAGAAGCTTACCGATGGCCGCATGCGAAACATTGCTTTCGTCCTTGACCCTGATGGTTACTGGGTCGAGGTCGTCGCCCGAAACGACTACAAGGAGACCGAGAACGTGAAGGAGACTGACGTGTCGACTTACACCATG AACCACACCATGCTTCGCGTCAAGGATGCTGAAAAGTCCCTGAAGTACTACCAAGAAGTCCTTGGCATGTCTCGCCTCCGCACCCTTGAGAACCCCGAGGCTGGCTTCAACCTTTACTTCCTTGGCTACCCTGGCGACCAACCCTTCCCCGAGGGCCaggacgacaaggccatcaccCACCGAGAGGGTCTTCTTGAGTTGACTTGGAACTACGGCactgagaaggaagagaacTTCAAGTACCACGATGGCAACAGCGAGCCCCAGGGCTTTGGTCACATCT GTGTCTCGGTGGATAACCTCGAAGCTGCCTGCAAGCGTTTTGAGGATATGGACGtcagctggaagaagagacttACAGACGGACGCATGAAGAATGTTGCCTTTTTGCTGGACCCTGATGGTTACTGGATTGAGATTGTTCAGAACGAGAAGTTTTCCGGAAAGGAGAACTTCTAG
- a CDS encoding carboxy-cis,cis-muconate cyclase codes for MPVHHLMVGTWTPPGAIFTFAFDDEALTLKLVKRTEIPQDEPISWMTFSHDKKAIYGAAMKKWSSFAVESPTSITHQVSHPMEHDPNASLATTNTRAIFLLAANKPPYAVYCNPFYDHAGHGAVFTTDDTTKALKENVQNYPYQPNTGIHGMVFDPEEEYLYSADLRANKIWTHRRRSKDDPSLELVGSVDCADEKDHPRWVAMHPTGNYLYALMEKGNRICEYVIDPDTHLPVYTHKHYPLIPPGIPDRWTQYRADVCVLSSSGKYLFASSRANSFDLTGYVAAFKLSDTGAIERQICLNPTPTSGGHSNAVAPCPWTDEWVAITDDQEGWLEIYRWQGEFLARVARVRTPEPGFGMNAIWYD; via the exons ATGCCTGTTCACCATCTCATGGTCGGCACCTGGACCCCTCCAGGAGCCATCTTTACTTTTGCTTTTGACGACGAGGCTCTTActctcaaacttgtcaagagAACTGAGATTCCCCAAGATGAGCCTATCTCATGGATGACTTTCAGT CATGATAAAAAAGCCATATATGGCGCTGCCATGAAGAAGTGGTCCAGTTTCGCCGTTGAATCGCCAACATCTATAACTCATCAAGTTTCACACCCAATGGAGCACGATC CCAATGCTTCTCTTGCGACAACCAACACCCgcgccatcttcctcttgGCTGCCAACAAGCCTCCTTACGCCGTTTACTGCAACCCATTTTATGATCACGCCGGCCACGGCGCCGTCTTCACCACCGACGATACCACAAAGGCTCTTAAGGAGAATGTTCAAAATTACCCCTACCAACCTAACACTGGCATCCATGGCATGGTCTTTGACCCCGAGGAGGAGTATCTTTACTCTGCCGACCTTCGCGCCAATAAGATCTGGACCCATCGCCGCCGCAGCAAAGACGATCCCtcgcttgagcttgttggaTCTGTGGATTGTGCTGACGAAAAGGACCATCCTCGCTGGGTAGCTATGCATCCTACAGGCAACTACCTCTACGCCCTCATGGAAAAGGGCAACCGTATCTGCGAATATGTTATTGACCCCGATACTCATCTCCCTGTGTACACTCACAAGCACTACCCTCTGATCCCTCCTGGCATTCCCGATAGATGGACACAGTACCGCGCTGATGTCTGCGTTTTGTCGTCGTCGGGCAAATACCTCTTCGCTTCATCCCGCGCAAACTCGTTCGACCTGACAGGTTATGTCGCCGCTTTCAAGTTGTCCGACACAGGAGCCATTGAACGCCAAATCTGCCTCAACCCTACACCAACAAGTGGTGGTCACAGCAATGCAGTTGCGCCTTGCCCCTGGACAGATGAGTGGGTGGCCATCACGGACGATCAGGAGGGCTGGCTTGAGATTTACCGTTGGCAAGGCGAGTTCCTTGCCCGTGTCGCAAGAGTAAGGACACCAGAGCCTGGATTCGGTATGAATGCCATCTGGTATGATTGA